A section of the Castanea sativa cultivar Marrone di Chiusa Pesio chromosome 12, ASM4071231v1 genome encodes:
- the LOC142619432 gene encoding cyclic nucleotide-gated ion channel 1-like isoform X2 codes for MSYQQGRFVRFEDWKSEKSTENYGVHPGRIKLAINSFSEKFQRGVESSSERMKGIKKSLKSYSFNSARATGLGSRFKILDPQGAFLQKWNKIFVLSCVIAVSLDPLFFYVPVINDAMKCLDLDHKMETTAIILRSFTDIFYVTHIFFQFRTGFIAPSSRVFGRGVLVEDVWAIAMRYLSSYFLIDILAVLPLPQAVILIIVPKMGGSRSLNTKNLLKFVVFFQYLPRFLRIYPLYKEVTRTSGILTETAWAGAAFNLFLYMLASHVLGAFWYLFSIERESTCWQQACRGDETCTLSSMFCDNSSATDNYLNNTCPVQTANTTLFDFGIFLDALQSGVVESTDFPQKLFYCFWWGLRNLSSLGQNLTTSTYVWEICFAVFISISGLVLFSLLIGNMQTYLQSTTTRLEEMRVKRRDAEQWMAHRLLPEDLRERIRRYEQYKWQETRGVDEENLLQNLPKDLRRDIKRHLCLALLMRVPMFEKMDEQLLDAMCDLLKPVLYTEKSYVVREGDPVDDMLFIMRGKLLTTTTNGGRTGFFNSEYLKAGDFCGEELLTWALDPHSSSNLPISTRTVEALTEVEAFALKADDLKFVASQFRRLHSKQLRHTFRFYSQQWRTWAACFIQVAWRRCKKKKLEEALLAEENRLQDALAKAGGSSPSLGATIYASRFAANILRTLRRNSTRKARVPERVPPMLLQKPAEPDFTSEDQ; via the exons ATGAGCTATCAGCAAGGGAGGTTTGTAAG GTTTGAGGACTGGAAGTCAGAGAAAAGTACTGAAAATTATGGAGTGCATCCAGGAAGAATCAAACTGGCAATAAACTCGTTTTCAGAAAAGTTTCAAAGGGGCGTGGAATCTAGTTCAGAGAGGATGAAGGGGATTAAAAAATCACTGAAGTCCTATTCGTTTAATAGTGCAAGGGCTACGGGCTTGGGTTCTAGGTTTAAAATTCTTGATCCACAGGGGGCATTCCTTCAAAAGTGGAATAAGATATTTGTACTCTCGTGTGTGATTGCAGTTTCACTGGATCCATTGTTCTTTTATGTCCCTGTGATTAATGATGCAATGAAGTGCCTTGACTTGGACCACAAGATGGAGACCACAGCTATTATATTGCGTTCTTTCACAgatatattttatgtaactcatatttttttccaattccGTACTGGTTTTATTGCCCCCTCTTCTCGGGTATTTGGAAGAGGTGTTTTAGTAGAAGATGTTTGGGCAATAGCAATGAGGTATCTGTCGTCATACTTCCTAATTGACATTCTTGCGGTCCTTCCACTTCCACAG GCGGTGATCTTAATCATTGTTCCAAAAATGGGAGGCTCAAGATCGTTGAATACTAAGAACttgttaaaatttgttgttttcttcCAATATTTGCCGAGGTTCCTTCGAATATATCCTTTGTATAAAGAAGTTACGAGGACTTCTGGCATACTCACAGAAACGGCATGGGCTGGAGCTGCATTCAATCTCTTTCTTTACATGCTTGCCAGCCAT GTACTTGGAGCCTTTTGGTATTTGTTCTCCATAGAAAGGGAATCCACATGCTGGCAACAAGCCTGTAGGGGTGATGAAACATGCACCCTTAGTTCTATGTTTTGTGATAATAGTTCTGCCACGGACAATTATCTGAATAATACTTGCCCAGTACAGACAGCAAATACAACGCTCTTTGATTTTGGAATATTCCTTGATGCTCTTCAATCTGGTGTAGTGGAGTCAACTGATTTTCCACAGAAGTTATTTTACTGTTTTTGGTGGGGACTACGAAATCTGAG TTCTCTTGGTCAAAATCTTACAACAAGTACCTATGTCTGGGAAATCTGCTTCGCAGTTTTCATTTCAATCTCTGGCTTGGTACTATTTTCACTTCTGATAGGGAATATGCAG ACATATTTGCAATCCACAACTACAAGATTGGAGGAGATGAGAGTCAAAAGGCGGGATGCAGAACAGTGGATGGCACACCGTTTGCTCCCTGAGGATTTGAGAGAGCGGATTAGGAGGTATGAACAATACAAATGGCAAGAAACTAGAGGTGTTGATGAAGAGAATCTGCTTCAGAATCTTCCCAAGGATCTCAGAAGGGACATAAAGCGCCATCTCTGCTTGGCTCTGCTCATGAGA GTACCAatgtttgaaaagatggatgaacaaCTGTTGGATGCAATGTGTGACCTGCTCAAGCCAGTTCTATATACAGAGAAAAGCTATGTTGTTCGGGAGGGAGACCCAGTTGATGACATGCTCTTCATCATGAGGGGCAAGCTATTGACCACGACAACCAATGGTGGAAGAACTGGCTTCTTCAATTCTGAATATCTTAAGGCTGGTGACTTTTGTGGAGAAGAACTTCTTACTTGGGCTCTGGATCCTCATTCCTCATCCAATCTTCCCATCTCGACAAGAACCGTCGAAGCCCTTACAGAAGTTGAAGCCTTTGCTCTTAAAGCTGACGACTTGAAGTTTGTTGCTTCTCAGTTCCGGCGACTTCATAGCAAGCAGCTTCGCCATACTTTCAGGTTTTATTCTCAGCAATGGAGGACTTGGGCAGCTTGTTTTATACAGGTAGCCTGGCGCCGCtgtaagaagaagaagcttgaAGAGGCTCTTCTGGCAGAGGAGAATAGGTTGCAAGATGCATTGGCCAAGGCTGGTGGGAGCTCGCCAAGTTTAGGTGCCACCATTTATGCCTCGCGGTTTGCTGCTAATATACTTCGTACTTTGCGGCGCAATAGTACACGAAAGGCAAGGGTGCCAGAGAGAGTTCCACCTATGCTGCTTCAGAAACCAGCAGAGCCGGATTTTACTTCTGAAGACCAATAG
- the LOC142619432 gene encoding cyclic nucleotide-gated ion channel 1-like isoform X1, whose protein sequence is MLLLTHHVSISTTIITFEDWKSEKSTENYGVHPGRIKLAINSFSEKFQRGVESSSERMKGIKKSLKSYSFNSARATGLGSRFKILDPQGAFLQKWNKIFVLSCVIAVSLDPLFFYVPVINDAMKCLDLDHKMETTAIILRSFTDIFYVTHIFFQFRTGFIAPSSRVFGRGVLVEDVWAIAMRYLSSYFLIDILAVLPLPQAVILIIVPKMGGSRSLNTKNLLKFVVFFQYLPRFLRIYPLYKEVTRTSGILTETAWAGAAFNLFLYMLASHVLGAFWYLFSIERESTCWQQACRGDETCTLSSMFCDNSSATDNYLNNTCPVQTANTTLFDFGIFLDALQSGVVESTDFPQKLFYCFWWGLRNLSSLGQNLTTSTYVWEICFAVFISISGLVLFSLLIGNMQTYLQSTTTRLEEMRVKRRDAEQWMAHRLLPEDLRERIRRYEQYKWQETRGVDEENLLQNLPKDLRRDIKRHLCLALLMRVPMFEKMDEQLLDAMCDLLKPVLYTEKSYVVREGDPVDDMLFIMRGKLLTTTTNGGRTGFFNSEYLKAGDFCGEELLTWALDPHSSSNLPISTRTVEALTEVEAFALKADDLKFVASQFRRLHSKQLRHTFRFYSQQWRTWAACFIQVAWRRCKKKKLEEALLAEENRLQDALAKAGGSSPSLGATIYASRFAANILRTLRRNSTRKARVPERVPPMLLQKPAEPDFTSEDQ, encoded by the exons ATGCTACTGCTGACACACCATGTTTCAATCTCCACCACCATTATAAC GTTTGAGGACTGGAAGTCAGAGAAAAGTACTGAAAATTATGGAGTGCATCCAGGAAGAATCAAACTGGCAATAAACTCGTTTTCAGAAAAGTTTCAAAGGGGCGTGGAATCTAGTTCAGAGAGGATGAAGGGGATTAAAAAATCACTGAAGTCCTATTCGTTTAATAGTGCAAGGGCTACGGGCTTGGGTTCTAGGTTTAAAATTCTTGATCCACAGGGGGCATTCCTTCAAAAGTGGAATAAGATATTTGTACTCTCGTGTGTGATTGCAGTTTCACTGGATCCATTGTTCTTTTATGTCCCTGTGATTAATGATGCAATGAAGTGCCTTGACTTGGACCACAAGATGGAGACCACAGCTATTATATTGCGTTCTTTCACAgatatattttatgtaactcatatttttttccaattccGTACTGGTTTTATTGCCCCCTCTTCTCGGGTATTTGGAAGAGGTGTTTTAGTAGAAGATGTTTGGGCAATAGCAATGAGGTATCTGTCGTCATACTTCCTAATTGACATTCTTGCGGTCCTTCCACTTCCACAG GCGGTGATCTTAATCATTGTTCCAAAAATGGGAGGCTCAAGATCGTTGAATACTAAGAACttgttaaaatttgttgttttcttcCAATATTTGCCGAGGTTCCTTCGAATATATCCTTTGTATAAAGAAGTTACGAGGACTTCTGGCATACTCACAGAAACGGCATGGGCTGGAGCTGCATTCAATCTCTTTCTTTACATGCTTGCCAGCCAT GTACTTGGAGCCTTTTGGTATTTGTTCTCCATAGAAAGGGAATCCACATGCTGGCAACAAGCCTGTAGGGGTGATGAAACATGCACCCTTAGTTCTATGTTTTGTGATAATAGTTCTGCCACGGACAATTATCTGAATAATACTTGCCCAGTACAGACAGCAAATACAACGCTCTTTGATTTTGGAATATTCCTTGATGCTCTTCAATCTGGTGTAGTGGAGTCAACTGATTTTCCACAGAAGTTATTTTACTGTTTTTGGTGGGGACTACGAAATCTGAG TTCTCTTGGTCAAAATCTTACAACAAGTACCTATGTCTGGGAAATCTGCTTCGCAGTTTTCATTTCAATCTCTGGCTTGGTACTATTTTCACTTCTGATAGGGAATATGCAG ACATATTTGCAATCCACAACTACAAGATTGGAGGAGATGAGAGTCAAAAGGCGGGATGCAGAACAGTGGATGGCACACCGTTTGCTCCCTGAGGATTTGAGAGAGCGGATTAGGAGGTATGAACAATACAAATGGCAAGAAACTAGAGGTGTTGATGAAGAGAATCTGCTTCAGAATCTTCCCAAGGATCTCAGAAGGGACATAAAGCGCCATCTCTGCTTGGCTCTGCTCATGAGA GTACCAatgtttgaaaagatggatgaacaaCTGTTGGATGCAATGTGTGACCTGCTCAAGCCAGTTCTATATACAGAGAAAAGCTATGTTGTTCGGGAGGGAGACCCAGTTGATGACATGCTCTTCATCATGAGGGGCAAGCTATTGACCACGACAACCAATGGTGGAAGAACTGGCTTCTTCAATTCTGAATATCTTAAGGCTGGTGACTTTTGTGGAGAAGAACTTCTTACTTGGGCTCTGGATCCTCATTCCTCATCCAATCTTCCCATCTCGACAAGAACCGTCGAAGCCCTTACAGAAGTTGAAGCCTTTGCTCTTAAAGCTGACGACTTGAAGTTTGTTGCTTCTCAGTTCCGGCGACTTCATAGCAAGCAGCTTCGCCATACTTTCAGGTTTTATTCTCAGCAATGGAGGACTTGGGCAGCTTGTTTTATACAGGTAGCCTGGCGCCGCtgtaagaagaagaagcttgaAGAGGCTCTTCTGGCAGAGGAGAATAGGTTGCAAGATGCATTGGCCAAGGCTGGTGGGAGCTCGCCAAGTTTAGGTGCCACCATTTATGCCTCGCGGTTTGCTGCTAATATACTTCGTACTTTGCGGCGCAATAGTACACGAAAGGCAAGGGTGCCAGAGAGAGTTCCACCTATGCTGCTTCAGAAACCAGCAGAGCCGGATTTTACTTCTGAAGACCAATAG